A window of Halobacillus naozhouensis genomic DNA:
GCCGTAATATGTTCCAAGAAAAGAACCAGCAAGTGCCATTAACACCCCGATTGGAATAAGGGAACGGTGATAGGCCCCTGCGAGAAGCGGTGCTGAGGCCATTCCGCCAATATTTGCAAGACTCGACACCCCTAATGTAAAGAGGTCCATTTTAAATAATTTAGCTACTAGCATGAGAATCAATCCATGAATGGCTAGAATAACGAAACCAGATATGATATAGATTGGTGCTTGAAACAGTTGAGAAAAATCTGCCCTCGAGGCAATCAAAGCAATGACGATATACAGCAATACATTAGCCACATCCATTGAACCAGGAACTTTTGAAATTCTGGTCATTGCCAGCAGCACCCCAACAATCGAAACAATAAAGATCGTCCAAGTAGTCGCATTGACCACCGTTCCGAATTCAGGGAGCAGCTCACCCAGTCTAGCAGCAATGGCTGAGACAAAAATGGAAATGGAGATCAACCCCATTAAGTGAACAAAGGAGATGGACTTCTGTTGTTTTTCCTCGTATTCTTCCTTCAAATCAGCCGTAATTTCATCAAGGTGAGAGGTGTCGGCCTTTGCCCATTTATTGAACACCGTAGCAAACGGAACCAGCCAGAACATCACCATCACCCACGTTGAATAGTTGACTGTATCCATAATCAAAGCGTAGCCGAAAATATTCTCAGGAACATCTAAGATTCCCTGAATAATTACCATATTGGCAGATCCGCCCGTCCAGCTCCCTGCCAATGCCCCAAAGGCCTGCCACGTTTCTGGAGCGTACAACCCTTGAAACATTAAAAAGGTAAGCACGAAACCGAGAATGATACTAAATGAAGCTGCCACATAGCCTACTAACATCTTAGGCCCCAGTTTCACTAACTTTCGCAAATCACAATTCAACAGCATTAATAGAATTAGCATCGGCAACAGTGCATCTCGTACAGATCCATACGTTGCATCAATCGGCTCTGTTGACCCAATAATCCCGCTCGTTTTCAAGATTGCTCCGCCAAAATAAATCAGTACAATGCCCGGCACATACTTAAAAAACTTGCTTTTGGAACTTGACTCAAAGTAGGCAACCAGACCTGCCAGACCAATAACAATACCAAGGTACAAAAATCCTCCCTCAATCATTTTCATTCCCCCTATTTTTAAAATAATATAAAAAACCCAGCTGCAAGAATGGTGTTCTTGTCAGCTGGGTTTTATCTAC
This region includes:
- a CDS encoding DUF819 domain-containing protein; the encoded protein is MIEGGFLYLGIVIGLAGLVAYFESSSKSKFFKYVPGIVLIYFGGAILKTSGIIGSTEPIDATYGSVRDALLPMLILLMLLNCDLRKLVKLGPKMLVGYVAASFSIILGFVLTFLMFQGLYAPETWQAFGALAGSWTGGSANMVIIQGILDVPENIFGYALIMDTVNYSTWVMVMFWLVPFATVFNKWAKADTSHLDEITADLKEEYEEKQQKSISFVHLMGLISISIFVSAIAARLGELLPEFGTVVNATTWTIFIVSIVGVLLAMTRISKVPGSMDVANVLLYIVIALIASRADFSQLFQAPIYIISGFVILAIHGLILMLVAKLFKMDLFTLGVSSLANIGGMASAPLLAGAYHRSLIPIGVLMALAGSFLGTYYGLLVAKILSFL